A single Hippocampus zosterae strain Florida chromosome 1, ASM2543408v3, whole genome shotgun sequence DNA region contains:
- the hs6st2 gene encoding heparan-sulfate 6-O-sulfotransferase 2, protein MDDKSISHHKLLVVLLMALIFGVIMIQYVCPSRTECQMLHQLGSWLHMAGTADSRNGGGDIQEKRDPYIAEDGALVRFIPRFNFTKADLNRAVDFNIKGDDVIVFLHIQKTGGTTFGRHLVRNIQLERPCECHAGQKKCTCYRPGKKETWLFSRFSTGWSCGLHADWTELTRCVPSRMDSREVPKTVQSRNYYYITILRDPVSRYLSEWRHVQRGATWKASLHVCDGRSPTLSELPSCYAGDDWSGCSLQEFTDCPYNLANNRQTRMLADLSLVGCYNVSAMNEDERWAVLLESAKRNLRGMAFFGLTEYQRKTQYLFERTFDLAFIAPFTQLNGTRASGVDVPAETQCRIRQLNRWDVELYEYARDLFLQRFQFARQRERRQARERRQQERRRLRGRLITKQAHQQKTTLAPPVTENHSLEHAEENGGVDSDGLLPDWWEMDESGTMEDYMDNVEQWK, encoded by the exons ATGGATGACAAGTCCATCAGCCACCACAAGCTCCTGGTGGTGCTGCTCATGGCATTGATCTTTGGCGTCATCATGATCCAGTACGTTTGTCCGAGCAGGACCGAGTGCCAGATGCTCCACCAGCTGGGGTCCTGGCTCCACATGGCTGGCACCGCGGATTCCCGAAATGGTGGTGGTGACATCCAAGAGAAACGGGATCCGTACATTGCAGAAGATGGGGCCCTGGTGCGCTTTATCCCCCGCTTCAACTTCACCAAGGCGGACCTGAACCGCGCTGTGGACTTCAACATAAAGGGAGACGACGTCATTGTATTCTTACATATCCAGAAGACGGGCGGCACCACATTCGGCCGACACCTTGTGCGGAACATCCAGCTGGAGCGGCCGTGCGAGTGCCACGCTGGCCAAAAGAAATGCACTTGCTACCGTCCGGGCAAGAAAGAAACGTGGCTCTTCTCCAGGTTCTCCACTGGTTGGAGCTGCGGCCTCCACGCTGACTGGACTGAGCTGACACGCTGCGTCCCATCACGGATGGATTCCCGAGAGGTGCCCAAAACTGTACAGAG TCGGAACTACTACTACATAACCATCCTGAGAGACCCGGTGTCGCGCTACCTAAGTGAGTGGCGTCACGTCCAGCGCGGCGCCACCTGGAAGGCTTCCCTGCACGTGTGCGACGGCCGCTCGCCGACATTGTCCGAGCTGCCCAGCTGCTACGCAGGTGATGACTGGTCGGGCTGTTCCCTGCAAGAGTTCACCGACTGCCCTTACAACCTGGCCAACAACCGGCAGACTCGCATGCTGGCCGACCTGAGCCTGGTTGGCTGTTACAACGTCTCGGCCATGAACGAAGACGAGCGCTGGGCCGTGCTGCTTGAGAGCGCCAAGCGGAACCTGCGCGGCATGGCCTTCTTTGGCCTAACCGAGTACCAACGCAAAACCCAGTACCTGTTCGAACGCACCTTCGATTTGGCCTTCATCGCTCCCTTCACGCAGCTCAATGGGACGCGGGCTTCCGGGGTGGACGTCCCCGCTGAGACTCAGTGCCGAATCCGCCAGCTCAACCGCTGGGACGTGGAACTGTACGAGTACGCCCGAGATCTCTTCCTGCAGCGTTTCCAATTTGCACGGCAGCGGGAGCGCCGACAGGCCAGGGAGAGGCGGCAGCAGGAGAGGAGGCGACTGCGAGGAAGGCTCATCACCAAACAAGCACACCAGCAGAAGACCACCTTAGCACCCCCTGTGACTGAAAATCATTCGCTAGAACATGCAGAGGAAAATGGGGGTGTGGATTCTGACGGGCTCCTTCCAGACTGGTGGGAAATGGATGAAAGCGGTACCATGGAAGACTACATGGACAATGTGGAGCagtggaaatga